Below is a genomic region from Bacillus mycoides.
AAATTAATTTTGCTAATCCACCTGTTGCAATAACTTTCGGTTCTTGCTTAGCTTCTTCCTTCATACGCTTAACAATACCTTCCACTTGTCCAACGTATCCATAAAGAATACCTGATTGCATTGCACTTACTGTATTCTTCCCGATAACACTACCCGGTTTTGTAATTTCAATACGAGGAAGCTTTGCTGCCCTGCTATATAAAGCCTCTGCCGAAATCATAATTCCCGGCGTAATGACGCCACCCATATAATGCTTCTCTTCGTTAATATAACAATATGTAGTAGCCGTACCAAAATCAACAATAATAAGCGGACTTCCATATAAGTGGATTCCTGCTACTGCATTTACAATTCGGTCCGCGCCTACTTCACGTGGATTTTCATATTTAATATTCAAGCCAGTTTTTATCCCAGGCCCCACTACAAGCGGTTTAATTTTAAAATACTTTTCACACATACGCTCTAAAGCGAACATAATTGGCGGTACGACTGAAGACACAATAATACCTTTCACATCTTCAAAAGAAAGACCTTCATGCTCAAGTAACTGCTTTACAAGCATCCCATACTCATCTTCTGTTTTATGACGATCTGTTTCCATGCGCCAATGCTGACGAAGTTCCCCCTCTTCAAACACACCTAGTACCGCATTTGTGTTCCCTACATCCAATACAAAAATCATATTCTCACCACTTATCTTATTTAATCTATATTTGCGCAGTATGTATAAAACTTACAAAAACATCATATCACACATACTTATATAATCAGTTTTTCTATACTCATCATTGTACAAAAAGATTACTCTCTATTTCAATTTTTAATAATAGTTTCATTCAATTTTTTTTGCCACTTAAATTCATTCCACAAAAAAAAGAGTGACTATTGTCACTCCTTTTTTTCTTACTTATCTTCTGTATCTTCATCGTCTTTCTTCATATTGATGTTTACTTTCACATCATCTGAAGATGTTGGACGCTCAGGTAATCTGCCATAATCATATAAATGATTAATTTGCTCTGCATCTAATGTTTCTACTTCAAGTAACGTTTTTGCGATAATATCAAGCTTATCTCGTTTTTCAGTAAGAATTTGTTTCGCGCGAGCATAACAGTCTTTAATAATTATTTGCATTTCCACATCAATTTCATGCGCGATTGCATCACTGTAGTTTTGTTCTGAATGGAAGTCTCTTCCTAAGAATACCTGACCACCTTGTGAGCTACCAAATTGCATCGGTCCAAGCTTATCACTCATCCCGAATTCTGTAACCATACGTCTTGCAATACCAGTCGCACGTTGGAAGTCGTTGTGAGCACCTGTACTTGCTTCACCAAATACAATCTCCTCAGCTACTCGACCACCAAGTAAACCAGTGATTTTATCAAGTAACTCTGGTTTTGTCATGAAGTAACGATCTTCCTTCGGAAGCATTACCGCATATCCACCAGCTTGACCACGAGGGACAATTGTTACTTTATGAACGATATCTGCTTCATCAAGAACAACACCAATTACAGTATGGCCAGCCTCATGGAATGCAACGATATTACGTTCTTTTTCAGAGATAACGCGACTTTTCTTAGCTGGACCTGCAATAACACGATCCGTCGCTTCATCGATGTCACTCATATCAATTTTCTTCTTATCTTGACGCGCAGCTACTAAAGCAGCTTCGTTTAATAAGTTTTCAAGATCGGCACCAGAGAATCCTGGTGTACGAGTTGCAATTGCTCTTAAGTTGACATTCTCATCAAGCGGTTTATTACGAGCGTGTACCTTAAGTACAGCTTCACGACCATTTACATCTGGACGATCTACTGTAATTTGACGGTCAAAACGACCTGGACGTAATAACGCTGGATCAAGAATATCAGGACGGTTTGTCGCAGCGATGATAATAATACCTTCGTTTGCACCGAATCCATCCATTTCAACAAGCAATTGGTTCAACGTTTGTTCACGCTCATCATGACCACCGCCAAGACCCGCGCCACGTTGACGTCCCACTGCATCAATTTCATCAATGAAAATGATACAAGGAGCATTTTTCTTTGCATTTTCAAATAAATCACGTACACGGGATGCACCGACACCGACGAACATCTCTACGAAGTCAGAACCACTAATAGAGAAGAACGGAACGCCTGCTTCACCTGCAACAGCACGTGCTAGTAAAGTTTTACCTGTACCTGGAGGTCCCACTAATAGAACACCCTTCGGAATACGGGCACCAACTTCAGCGAACTTACGAGGGTCTTTCAAGAATTCAACTACCTCAACAAGTTCTTGTTTCTCTTCATCCGCTCCAGCAACATCTCTGAAACGAATTTTTTTCTTTTCATCATTGTATAGCTTCGCCTTACTTTTCCCGAAGTTCATAACACGGCTACCGCCGCCCTGAGCTTGGTTTAATAAGAAGAAGAATAAAATGAAGATAATGACAAACGGAATGATAGAAGTAAAGAACGTTACCCAAGCACTTGTTTCTTCTGCTGGTTGATACTTAACTTCAGCCCCTTGCGCTTTATCATTAATTTTCTTTTGTAATTCCTCAGTATTTGGTGCATAAGTAACAAATTGTTCTCCTTGGCTAGAAGTCTTGAATTGTCCCTTTACCTCAAACACACCATTTTTCGGTTGAAGCTGCACATTACGCACTTCACCTTTTTCAAGTTGAGTAATGAATTTATCGTAGCTAACTGATGTCGTTTTTTGCGTCGAACCATTAAAATAGCTCACGATTCCAATTACTACTAAGAATATCAGTAAATAAAAGATGGTATTACGGAAGATACGATTCATTCCTAACCTCCTCTCACGGCATAAACACTATAGTAAATCGTAACATAAAAAAAATTTCCTATACAATTGTAACGCCTATATTTAATTAATTTGAGTAAACACTTGGTTTTAATACTCCTACATAAGGAAGATTACGGTACTGCTCTTTATAATCTAATCCATATCCTACAACAAATTCATGAGGAACAGTAAATCCAACATAATCTGCTTTCAGATCAACCTTACGGCCTGTTGGCTTATCTAATAAAGTAACAATTTTTACAGATTTCGCTTTACGATATTTAAACAGATCCACTAAATAGCTTAGTGTAAGACCGCTATCAATAATATCTTCAACGATTAAAATATCGCGACCTTCTACCGAAGTATCAAGATCTTTTAAGATTTTTACTTCGCCTGTCGAAACTGTAGAGTGACCGTAGCTAGATACAGCCATAAAATCCATTTCAAGATATGTATCTGTTCTCTTTAATAAATCCGCCATAAATGGCATTGCACCCTTTAGTACACCAATCGCAAGAGGTACTGTATTTTTGTAATCCTCTGCAATAACTGCACCTAGTTCGTGCACCTTTTCTTGTATTTGTTCTTCAGAAATTAATACTTTTTCGATATCTTGATTCATCATTTCATTATCCTCCCGGAAGACTCCTTGCTTTTGTAGTGAATAATCATGTATTTACCCTTCTTTGCTAGCTCTTTCGAAGTAGCAAACGCAGATCGTTTCAACAAGGGTACCCAAATAATATTTCCACTTGCGTCACAAACGATCGGCCATTCTTCTCTTTTTTCTTTTGGTACTTTCGCTTCGATAAAAACAGCTTTTATCTTTTTTGTACCATCCATACCTTGCATTGACATGCGATCTCCATTTTCCCTAGACCGAATACGAAGTGGATACGATATATCATTATACTTAGCAACAAATACTGTTTCATTCATGTTACTCGGTATATCTTCGCTCACCTCTGTTACAAGTTTATCCCCATTCGGCAATATAAT
It encodes:
- a CDS encoding type III pantothenate kinase, coding for MIFVLDVGNTNAVLGVFEEGELRQHWRMETDRHKTEDEYGMLVKQLLEHEGLSFEDVKGIIVSSVVPPIMFALERMCEKYFKIKPLVVGPGIKTGLNIKYENPREVGADRIVNAVAGIHLYGSPLIIVDFGTATTYCYINEEKHYMGGVITPGIMISAEALYSRAAKLPRIEITKPGSVIGKNTVSAMQSGILYGYVGQVEGIVKRMKEEAKQEPKVIATGGLAKLISEESNVIDIVDPFLTLKGLYMLYERNANLQHEKGE
- the ftsH gene encoding ATP-dependent zinc metalloprotease FtsH, encoding MNRIFRNTIFYLLIFLVVIGIVSYFNGSTQKTTSVSYDKFITQLEKGEVRNVQLQPKNGVFEVKGQFKTSSQGEQFVTYAPNTEELQKKINDKAQGAEVKYQPAEETSAWVTFFTSIIPFVIIFILFFFLLNQAQGGGSRVMNFGKSKAKLYNDEKKKIRFRDVAGADEEKQELVEVVEFLKDPRKFAEVGARIPKGVLLVGPPGTGKTLLARAVAGEAGVPFFSISGSDFVEMFVGVGASRVRDLFENAKKNAPCIIFIDEIDAVGRQRGAGLGGGHDEREQTLNQLLVEMDGFGANEGIIIIAATNRPDILDPALLRPGRFDRQITVDRPDVNGREAVLKVHARNKPLDENVNLRAIATRTPGFSGADLENLLNEAALVAARQDKKKIDMSDIDEATDRVIAGPAKKSRVISEKERNIVAFHEAGHTVIGVVLDEADIVHKVTIVPRGQAGGYAVMLPKEDRYFMTKPELLDKITGLLGGRVAEEIVFGEASTGAHNDFQRATGIARRMVTEFGMSDKLGPMQFGSSQGGQVFLGRDFHSEQNYSDAIAHEIDVEMQIIIKDCYARAKQILTEKRDKLDIIAKTLLEVETLDAEQINHLYDYGRLPERPTSSDDVKVNINMKKDDEDTEDK
- the hpt gene encoding hypoxanthine phosphoribosyltransferase, translated to MMNQDIEKVLISEEQIQEKVHELGAVIAEDYKNTVPLAIGVLKGAMPFMADLLKRTDTYLEMDFMAVSSYGHSTVSTGEVKILKDLDTSVEGRDILIVEDIIDSGLTLSYLVDLFKYRKAKSVKIVTLLDKPTGRKVDLKADYVGFTVPHEFVVGYGLDYKEQYRNLPYVGVLKPSVYSN